One stretch of Prionailurus viverrinus isolate Anna chromosome C1, UM_Priviv_1.0, whole genome shotgun sequence DNA includes these proteins:
- the HECTD3 gene encoding E3 ubiquitin-protein ligase HECTD3 isoform X3, with the protein MAGPGPGAALESPRQLLGRVRFLAEAAQSLRAGRPLPKALAFVPREVLYKLYKDPAGPSRVLLPVWEAEGLGLRVGAAGPAPGTGSGPLRAARDSIELRRGACVRTTGEELCNGHGLWVKLTKEQLAEHLGDCGLNEGWLLVCRPAEGGARLVPIDTPDHLQRQQQLFGVDYRPVLRWEQVVDLTYSHRLGSRPQPAEAYTEAVQRLLYVPPTWTYECDEDLIHFLYDHLGKEDENLGSVKQYVESIDVSSYTEEFNVSCLTDSNADTYWESDGSQCQHWVRLTMKKGTIVKKLLLTVDTTDDNFMPKRVVIYGGEGDNLKKLSDVSIDETLIGDVCVLEDMTVHLPVIEIRIVECRDDGIDVRLRGIKIKSSRQRELGLNADLFQPTSLVRYPRLEGTDPEVLYRRAVLLQRFIKILDSVLHHLVPAWDHTLGTFSEIKQVKQFLLLSRQRPGLVAQCLRDSESSKPSFMPRLYINRRLAMEHRACPLRDPACKNAVFTQVYEGLKPSDKYEKPLDYRWPMRYDQWWECKFIAEGIIDQGGGFRDSLADMSEELCPSSADTPVPLPFFVRTANQGNGTGEARDMYVPNPSCRDFAKYEWIGQLMGAALRGKEFLVLALPGFVWKQLSGEEVSWSKDFPAVDSVLVKLLEVMEGMDKETFEFKFGKELTFTTVLSDQQVVELIPGGAGIIVGYEDRSRFIQLVQKTRLEESKEQVAAMQAGLLKVVPQAVLDLLTWQELEKKVCGDPEVTVDALRKLTRFEDFEPSDTRVQYFWEALNNFTNEDRSRFLRFVTGRSRLPARIYIYPDKLGYETTDALPESSTCSSTLFLPHYASDGRTSAPGADQVSVSLSAKVCEEKLRYAAYNCVAIDTDMSPWEE; encoded by the exons ATGGCGGGCCCAGGCCCGGGCGCGGCTCTAGAGTCCCCTCGGCAGCTGCTGGGCCGCGTGCGCTTCCTGGCGGAGGCAGCGCAGAGCCTCCGCGCCGGACGGCCGCTACCAAAGGCGTTGGCCTTCGTGCCGCGCGAGGTGCTCTACAAGCTTTACAAGGACCCGGCGGGACCCTCGCGCGTGTTGCTGCCGGTGTGGGAGGCGGAGGGCCTGGGGCTGCGCGTGGGAGCCGCGGGCCCCGCCCCTGGTACCGGCTCCGGGCCCCTCCGCGCTGCCCGCGACAGCATTGAGCTCCGGCGCGGCGCCTGCGTGCGTACTACCGGAGAGGAGCTGTGCAACGGCCACGGGCTCTGGGTGAAGCTGACCAAG GAGCAGCTGGCAGAACACCTGGGCGACTGCGGACTGAACGAAGGCTGGCTGCTGGTGTGCCGACCGGCCGAGGGCGGGGCCCGCCTCGTACCCATCGACACACCTGACCATCTTCAGCGGCAGCAGCAGCTCTTTGGCGTGGACTATCGACCTGTGCTCAG ATGGGAACAAGTAGTGGACCTGACATACTCTCATCGCCTTGGATCAAGGCCCCAGCCAGCCGAGGCATACACGGAAGCTGTACAGAGGCTACT CTATGTGCCCCCGACGTGGACCTACGAGTGTGACGAAGACCTGATCCACTTCTTGTACGACCACCTGGGCAAGGAAGATGAGAACCTGGGTAGCGTGAAGCAGTATGTGGAGAGCATAGACGTTTCCTCCTACACG gagGAGTTCAATGTGTCCTGCCTGACGGACAGTAATGCAGACACCTACTGGGAGAGTGATGGTTCCCAGTGCCAGCACTGGGTACGGCTTACCATGAAAAAGGGCACCATTGTCAA GAAGCTGCTGCTCACAGTGGATACCACAGATGACAACTTTATGCCTAAGCGGGTAGTGATCTATGGAGGCGAAGGGGACAACCTGAAGAAGCTGAGTGACGTGAGCATTGATGA GACCCTGATCGGGGATGTATGTGTCCTGGAGGACATGACCGTTCATCTCCCAGTCATCGAGATCCGCATCGTGGAGTGCCGAG ATGATGGGATTGACGTGCGTCTTCGAGGGATCAAGATCAAGTCATCTAGACAGCGGGAACTAGGGTTAAATGCAGACCTGTTCCAGCCAACCAGTCTGGTGCGATACCCACGCCTTGAAGGCACTGACCCTGAAGTACTGTACCGCAGAGCTGTTCTCCTGCAGAG ATTCATAAAGATCCTAGACAGTGTCCTACACCACCTGGTACCTGCCTGGGATCACACGCTTGGCACCTTCAGTGAGATTAAG CAAGTGAAGCAGTTCCTGCTGCTATCACGCCAAAGGCCAGGGCTAGTGGCCCAGTGCTTGCGTGACTCAGAAAGCAGCAAGCCCAGCTTCATGCCACGCCTGTACATCAACCGGCGCCTTGCCATGGAACACCGTGCCTGCCCCTTAAGGGACCCTGCCTGCAAGAACGCAGTCTTCACCCAG GTTTATGAAGGCCTCAAGCCCTCTGACAAGTATGAAAAGCCCTTGGACTACAG GTGGCCCATGCGCTATGACCagtggtgggagtgtaaattcaTTGCAGAAGGCATCATTGACCAAG GGGGTGGTTTCCGAGATAGCCTGGCAGACATGTCAGAAGAGTTGTGCCCTAGCTCAGCAGACACCCCTGTGCCTCTGCCCTTCTTTGTGCGCACAGCCAACCAG GGCAATGGCACTGGTGAGGCCCGGGACATGTATGTGCCTAACCCCTCCTGCCGAGACTTTGCCAAATATGAATGGATTGGACAGCTGATGGGGGCTGCCCTTCGGGGTAAGGAATTCCTG GTCCTGGCTCTGCCTGGTTTTGTATGGAAGCAGCTTTCTGGTGAGGAAGTGAGTTGGAGCAAGGACTTCCCAGCtgtggactctgtgctg GTGAAGCTCTTGGAAGTGATGGAAGGAATGGACAAGGAGACATTTGAGTTCAAATTTGGGAAGGAACTAACATTCACCACTGTACTGAGTGACCAGCAAGTAGTAGAGTTGATCCCCGGGGGTGCAGGCATCATAGTGGGATATGAAGACCGTTCTCGTTTTATCCAACTGGTGCAGAAGACGCGGCTAGAAGAGAGCAAGGAGCAG gtGGCAGCCATGCAGGCAGGACTGCTAAAGGTGGTGCCACAGGCTGTGCTGGACTTGCTGACCTGGCAGGAATTGGAGAAGAAAGTGTGCGGGGACCCAGAGGTCACTGTGGACGCTCTACGAAAGCTCA CCCGGTTTGAGGACTTCGAGCCATCTGACACTCGAGTGCAATATTTTTGGGAAGCACTGAACAACTTCACCAACG AGGACCGGAGCCGCTTCCTGCGCTTTGTCACTGGCCGCAGCCGTCTGCCAGCACGGATCTATATCTACCCAGACAAACTGGG CTATGAAACTACAGATGCGCTGCCTGAGTCTTCAACTTGTTCAAGCACCCTCTTCCTACCACATTATGCCAG TGATGGGAGGACCTCTGCACCTGGTGCTGACCAAGTCTCCGTCTCCCTCAGTGCCAAGGTGTGCGAGGAGAAGCTCCGCTATGCGGCGTACAACTGCGTGGCCATTGACACTGACATGAGCCCTTGGGAGGAGTGA
- the HECTD3 gene encoding E3 ubiquitin-protein ligase HECTD3 isoform X1 produces the protein MAGPGPGAALESPRQLLGRVRFLAEAAQSLRAGRPLPKALAFVPREVLYKLYKDPAGPSRVLLPVWEAEGLGLRVGAAGPAPGTGSGPLRAARDSIELRRGACVRTTGEELCNGHGLWVKLTKEQLAEHLGDCGLNEGWLLVCRPAEGGARLVPIDTPDHLQRQQQLFGVDYRPVLRWEQVVDLTYSHRLGSRPQPAEAYTEAVQRLLYVPPTWTYECDEDLIHFLYDHLGKEDENLGSVKQYVESIDVSSYTEEFNVSCLTDSNADTYWESDGSQCQHWVRLTMKKGTIVKKLLLTVDTTDDNFMPKRVVIYGGEGDNLKKLSDVSIDETLIGDVCVLEDMTVHLPVIEIRIVECRDDGIDVRLRGIKIKSSRQRELGLNADLFQPTSLVRYPRLEGTDPEVLYRRAVLLQRFIKILDSVLHHLVPAWDHTLGTFSEIKQVKQFLLLSRQRPGLVAQCLRDSESSKPSFMPRLYINRRLAMEHRACPLRDPACKNAVFTQVYEGLKPSDKYEKPLDYRYGMRLRDLCWSYINYIYLHTASGTLHHYPSVAPTSGWYPVNHPEPWPSMDGPASTPSYRWPMRYDQWWECKFIAEGIIDQGGGFRDSLADMSEELCPSSADTPVPLPFFVRTANQGNGTGEARDMYVPNPSCRDFAKYEWIGQLMGAALRGKEFLVLALPGFVWKQLSGEEVSWSKDFPAVDSVLVKLLEVMEGMDKETFEFKFGKELTFTTVLSDQQVVELIPGGAGIIVGYEDRSRFIQLVQKTRLEESKEQVAAMQAGLLKVVPQAVLDLLTWQELEKKVCGDPEVTVDALRKLTRFEDFEPSDTRVQYFWEALNNFTNEDRSRFLRFVTGRSRLPARIYIYPDKLGYETTDALPESSTCSSTLFLPHYASDGRTSAPGADQVSVSLSAKVCEEKLRYAAYNCVAIDTDMSPWEE, from the exons ATGGCGGGCCCAGGCCCGGGCGCGGCTCTAGAGTCCCCTCGGCAGCTGCTGGGCCGCGTGCGCTTCCTGGCGGAGGCAGCGCAGAGCCTCCGCGCCGGACGGCCGCTACCAAAGGCGTTGGCCTTCGTGCCGCGCGAGGTGCTCTACAAGCTTTACAAGGACCCGGCGGGACCCTCGCGCGTGTTGCTGCCGGTGTGGGAGGCGGAGGGCCTGGGGCTGCGCGTGGGAGCCGCGGGCCCCGCCCCTGGTACCGGCTCCGGGCCCCTCCGCGCTGCCCGCGACAGCATTGAGCTCCGGCGCGGCGCCTGCGTGCGTACTACCGGAGAGGAGCTGTGCAACGGCCACGGGCTCTGGGTGAAGCTGACCAAG GAGCAGCTGGCAGAACACCTGGGCGACTGCGGACTGAACGAAGGCTGGCTGCTGGTGTGCCGACCGGCCGAGGGCGGGGCCCGCCTCGTACCCATCGACACACCTGACCATCTTCAGCGGCAGCAGCAGCTCTTTGGCGTGGACTATCGACCTGTGCTCAG ATGGGAACAAGTAGTGGACCTGACATACTCTCATCGCCTTGGATCAAGGCCCCAGCCAGCCGAGGCATACACGGAAGCTGTACAGAGGCTACT CTATGTGCCCCCGACGTGGACCTACGAGTGTGACGAAGACCTGATCCACTTCTTGTACGACCACCTGGGCAAGGAAGATGAGAACCTGGGTAGCGTGAAGCAGTATGTGGAGAGCATAGACGTTTCCTCCTACACG gagGAGTTCAATGTGTCCTGCCTGACGGACAGTAATGCAGACACCTACTGGGAGAGTGATGGTTCCCAGTGCCAGCACTGGGTACGGCTTACCATGAAAAAGGGCACCATTGTCAA GAAGCTGCTGCTCACAGTGGATACCACAGATGACAACTTTATGCCTAAGCGGGTAGTGATCTATGGAGGCGAAGGGGACAACCTGAAGAAGCTGAGTGACGTGAGCATTGATGA GACCCTGATCGGGGATGTATGTGTCCTGGAGGACATGACCGTTCATCTCCCAGTCATCGAGATCCGCATCGTGGAGTGCCGAG ATGATGGGATTGACGTGCGTCTTCGAGGGATCAAGATCAAGTCATCTAGACAGCGGGAACTAGGGTTAAATGCAGACCTGTTCCAGCCAACCAGTCTGGTGCGATACCCACGCCTTGAAGGCACTGACCCTGAAGTACTGTACCGCAGAGCTGTTCTCCTGCAGAG ATTCATAAAGATCCTAGACAGTGTCCTACACCACCTGGTACCTGCCTGGGATCACACGCTTGGCACCTTCAGTGAGATTAAG CAAGTGAAGCAGTTCCTGCTGCTATCACGCCAAAGGCCAGGGCTAGTGGCCCAGTGCTTGCGTGACTCAGAAAGCAGCAAGCCCAGCTTCATGCCACGCCTGTACATCAACCGGCGCCTTGCCATGGAACACCGTGCCTGCCCCTTAAGGGACCCTGCCTGCAAGAACGCAGTCTTCACCCAG GTTTATGAAGGCCTCAAGCCCTCTGACAAGTATGAAAAGCCCTTGGACTACAGGTATGGCATGAGGTTGAGGGATTTGTGCTGGAGTTACATAAACTATATATACCTGCACACTGCTTCTGGAACCCTTCACCATTACCCCTCCGTAGCCCCTACTTCTGGCTGGTATCCTGTGAACCATCCTGAGCCCTGGCCCAGCATGGATGGCCCAGCATCCACTCCTTCTTACAGGTGGCCCATGCGCTATGACCagtggtgggagtgtaaattcaTTGCAGAAGGCATCATTGACCAAG GGGGTGGTTTCCGAGATAGCCTGGCAGACATGTCAGAAGAGTTGTGCCCTAGCTCAGCAGACACCCCTGTGCCTCTGCCCTTCTTTGTGCGCACAGCCAACCAG GGCAATGGCACTGGTGAGGCCCGGGACATGTATGTGCCTAACCCCTCCTGCCGAGACTTTGCCAAATATGAATGGATTGGACAGCTGATGGGGGCTGCCCTTCGGGGTAAGGAATTCCTG GTCCTGGCTCTGCCTGGTTTTGTATGGAAGCAGCTTTCTGGTGAGGAAGTGAGTTGGAGCAAGGACTTCCCAGCtgtggactctgtgctg GTGAAGCTCTTGGAAGTGATGGAAGGAATGGACAAGGAGACATTTGAGTTCAAATTTGGGAAGGAACTAACATTCACCACTGTACTGAGTGACCAGCAAGTAGTAGAGTTGATCCCCGGGGGTGCAGGCATCATAGTGGGATATGAAGACCGTTCTCGTTTTATCCAACTGGTGCAGAAGACGCGGCTAGAAGAGAGCAAGGAGCAG gtGGCAGCCATGCAGGCAGGACTGCTAAAGGTGGTGCCACAGGCTGTGCTGGACTTGCTGACCTGGCAGGAATTGGAGAAGAAAGTGTGCGGGGACCCAGAGGTCACTGTGGACGCTCTACGAAAGCTCA CCCGGTTTGAGGACTTCGAGCCATCTGACACTCGAGTGCAATATTTTTGGGAAGCACTGAACAACTTCACCAACG AGGACCGGAGCCGCTTCCTGCGCTTTGTCACTGGCCGCAGCCGTCTGCCAGCACGGATCTATATCTACCCAGACAAACTGGG CTATGAAACTACAGATGCGCTGCCTGAGTCTTCAACTTGTTCAAGCACCCTCTTCCTACCACATTATGCCAG TGATGGGAGGACCTCTGCACCTGGTGCTGACCAAGTCTCCGTCTCCCTCAGTGCCAAGGTGTGCGAGGAGAAGCTCCGCTATGCGGCGTACAACTGCGTGGCCATTGACACTGACATGAGCCCTTGGGAGGAGTGA
- the HECTD3 gene encoding E3 ubiquitin-protein ligase HECTD3 isoform X2, giving the protein MAGPGPGAALESPRQLLGRVRFLAEAAQSLRAGRPLPKALAFVPREVLYKLYKDPAGPSRVLLPVWEAEGLGLRVGAAGPAPGTGSGPLRAARDSIELRRGACVRTTGEELCNGHGLWVKLTKEQLAEHLGDCGLNEGWLLVCRPAEGGARLVPIDTPDHLQRQQQLFGVDYRPVLRWEQVVDLTYSHRLGSRPQPAEAYTEAVQRLLYVPPTWTYECDEDLIHFLYDHLGKEDENLGSVKQYVESIDVSSYTEEFNVSCLTDSNADTYWESDGSQCQHWVRLTMKKGTIVKKLLLTVDTTDDNFMPKRVVIYGGEGDNLKKLSDVSIDETLIGDVCVLEDMTVHLPVIEIRIVECRDDGIDVRLRGIKIKSSRQRELGLNADLFQPTSLVRYPRLEGTDPEVLYRRAVLLQRFIKILDSVLHHLVPAWDHTLGTFSEIKQVKQFLLLSRQRPGLVAQCLRDSESSKPSFMPRLYINRRLAMEHRACPLRDPACKNAVFTQVYEGLKPSDKYEKPLDYRYGMRLRDLCWSYINYIYLHTASGTLHHYPSVAPTSGWYPVNHPEPWPSMDGPASTPSYRWPMRYDQWWECKFIAEGIIDQGGGFRDSLADMSEELCPSSADTPVPLPFFVRTANQGNGTGEARDMYVPNPSCRDFAKYEWIGQLMGAALRGKEFLVLALPGFVWKQLSGEEVSWSKDFPAVDSVLVKLLEVMEGMDKETFEFKFGKELTFTTVLSDQQVVELIPGGAGIIVGYEDRSRFIQLVQKTRLEESKEQVAAMQAGLLKVVPQAVLDLLTWQELEKKVCGDPEVTVDALRKLTRFEDFEPSDTRVQYFWEALNNFTNEDRSRFLRFVTGRSRLPARIYIYPDKLGYETTDALPESSTCSSTLFLPHYASAKVCEEKLRYAAYNCVAIDTDMSPWEE; this is encoded by the exons ATGGCGGGCCCAGGCCCGGGCGCGGCTCTAGAGTCCCCTCGGCAGCTGCTGGGCCGCGTGCGCTTCCTGGCGGAGGCAGCGCAGAGCCTCCGCGCCGGACGGCCGCTACCAAAGGCGTTGGCCTTCGTGCCGCGCGAGGTGCTCTACAAGCTTTACAAGGACCCGGCGGGACCCTCGCGCGTGTTGCTGCCGGTGTGGGAGGCGGAGGGCCTGGGGCTGCGCGTGGGAGCCGCGGGCCCCGCCCCTGGTACCGGCTCCGGGCCCCTCCGCGCTGCCCGCGACAGCATTGAGCTCCGGCGCGGCGCCTGCGTGCGTACTACCGGAGAGGAGCTGTGCAACGGCCACGGGCTCTGGGTGAAGCTGACCAAG GAGCAGCTGGCAGAACACCTGGGCGACTGCGGACTGAACGAAGGCTGGCTGCTGGTGTGCCGACCGGCCGAGGGCGGGGCCCGCCTCGTACCCATCGACACACCTGACCATCTTCAGCGGCAGCAGCAGCTCTTTGGCGTGGACTATCGACCTGTGCTCAG ATGGGAACAAGTAGTGGACCTGACATACTCTCATCGCCTTGGATCAAGGCCCCAGCCAGCCGAGGCATACACGGAAGCTGTACAGAGGCTACT CTATGTGCCCCCGACGTGGACCTACGAGTGTGACGAAGACCTGATCCACTTCTTGTACGACCACCTGGGCAAGGAAGATGAGAACCTGGGTAGCGTGAAGCAGTATGTGGAGAGCATAGACGTTTCCTCCTACACG gagGAGTTCAATGTGTCCTGCCTGACGGACAGTAATGCAGACACCTACTGGGAGAGTGATGGTTCCCAGTGCCAGCACTGGGTACGGCTTACCATGAAAAAGGGCACCATTGTCAA GAAGCTGCTGCTCACAGTGGATACCACAGATGACAACTTTATGCCTAAGCGGGTAGTGATCTATGGAGGCGAAGGGGACAACCTGAAGAAGCTGAGTGACGTGAGCATTGATGA GACCCTGATCGGGGATGTATGTGTCCTGGAGGACATGACCGTTCATCTCCCAGTCATCGAGATCCGCATCGTGGAGTGCCGAG ATGATGGGATTGACGTGCGTCTTCGAGGGATCAAGATCAAGTCATCTAGACAGCGGGAACTAGGGTTAAATGCAGACCTGTTCCAGCCAACCAGTCTGGTGCGATACCCACGCCTTGAAGGCACTGACCCTGAAGTACTGTACCGCAGAGCTGTTCTCCTGCAGAG ATTCATAAAGATCCTAGACAGTGTCCTACACCACCTGGTACCTGCCTGGGATCACACGCTTGGCACCTTCAGTGAGATTAAG CAAGTGAAGCAGTTCCTGCTGCTATCACGCCAAAGGCCAGGGCTAGTGGCCCAGTGCTTGCGTGACTCAGAAAGCAGCAAGCCCAGCTTCATGCCACGCCTGTACATCAACCGGCGCCTTGCCATGGAACACCGTGCCTGCCCCTTAAGGGACCCTGCCTGCAAGAACGCAGTCTTCACCCAG GTTTATGAAGGCCTCAAGCCCTCTGACAAGTATGAAAAGCCCTTGGACTACAGGTATGGCATGAGGTTGAGGGATTTGTGCTGGAGTTACATAAACTATATATACCTGCACACTGCTTCTGGAACCCTTCACCATTACCCCTCCGTAGCCCCTACTTCTGGCTGGTATCCTGTGAACCATCCTGAGCCCTGGCCCAGCATGGATGGCCCAGCATCCACTCCTTCTTACAGGTGGCCCATGCGCTATGACCagtggtgggagtgtaaattcaTTGCAGAAGGCATCATTGACCAAG GGGGTGGTTTCCGAGATAGCCTGGCAGACATGTCAGAAGAGTTGTGCCCTAGCTCAGCAGACACCCCTGTGCCTCTGCCCTTCTTTGTGCGCACAGCCAACCAG GGCAATGGCACTGGTGAGGCCCGGGACATGTATGTGCCTAACCCCTCCTGCCGAGACTTTGCCAAATATGAATGGATTGGACAGCTGATGGGGGCTGCCCTTCGGGGTAAGGAATTCCTG GTCCTGGCTCTGCCTGGTTTTGTATGGAAGCAGCTTTCTGGTGAGGAAGTGAGTTGGAGCAAGGACTTCCCAGCtgtggactctgtgctg GTGAAGCTCTTGGAAGTGATGGAAGGAATGGACAAGGAGACATTTGAGTTCAAATTTGGGAAGGAACTAACATTCACCACTGTACTGAGTGACCAGCAAGTAGTAGAGTTGATCCCCGGGGGTGCAGGCATCATAGTGGGATATGAAGACCGTTCTCGTTTTATCCAACTGGTGCAGAAGACGCGGCTAGAAGAGAGCAAGGAGCAG gtGGCAGCCATGCAGGCAGGACTGCTAAAGGTGGTGCCACAGGCTGTGCTGGACTTGCTGACCTGGCAGGAATTGGAGAAGAAAGTGTGCGGGGACCCAGAGGTCACTGTGGACGCTCTACGAAAGCTCA CCCGGTTTGAGGACTTCGAGCCATCTGACACTCGAGTGCAATATTTTTGGGAAGCACTGAACAACTTCACCAACG AGGACCGGAGCCGCTTCCTGCGCTTTGTCACTGGCCGCAGCCGTCTGCCAGCACGGATCTATATCTACCCAGACAAACTGGG CTATGAAACTACAGATGCGCTGCCTGAGTCTTCAACTTGTTCAAGCACCCTCTTCCTACCACATTATGCCAG TGCCAAGGTGTGCGAGGAGAAGCTCCGCTATGCGGCGTACAACTGCGTGGCCATTGACACTGACATGAGCCCTTGGGAGGAGTGA
- the HECTD3 gene encoding E3 ubiquitin-protein ligase HECTD3 isoform X4, translating into MAGPGPGAALESPRQLLGRVRFLAEAAQSLRAGRPLPKALAFVPREVLYKLYKDPAGPSRVLLPVWEAEGLGLRVGAAGPAPGTGSGPLRAARDSIELRRGACVRTTGEELCNGHGLWVKLTKEQLAEHLGDCGLNEGWLLVCRPAEGGARLVPIDTPDHLQRQQQLFGVDYRPVLRWEQVVDLTYSHRLGSRPQPAEAYTEAVQRLLYVPPTWTYECDEDLIHFLYDHLGKEDENLGSVKQYVESIDVSSYTEEFNVSCLTDSNADTYWESDGSQCQHWVRLTMKKGTIVKKLLLTVDTTDDNFMPKRVVIYGGEGDNLKKLSDVSIDETLIGDVCVLEDMTVHLPVIEIRIVECRDDGIDVRLRGIKIKSSRQRELGLNADLFQPTSLVRYPRLEGTDPEVLYRRAVLLQRFIKILDSVLHHLVPAWDHTLGTFSEIKQVKQFLLLSRQRPGLVAQCLRDSESSKPSFMPRLYINRRLAMEHRACPLRDPACKNAVFTQVYEGLKPSDKYEKPLDYRWPMRYDQWWECKFIAEGIIDQGGGFRDSLADMSEELCPSSADTPVPLPFFVRTANQGNGTGEARDMYVPNPSCRDFAKYEWIGQLMGAALRGKEFLVLALPGFVWKQLSGEEVSWSKDFPAVDSVLVKLLEVMEGMDKETFEFKFGKELTFTTVLSDQQVVELIPGGAGIIVGYEDRSRFIQLVQKTRLEESKEQVAAMQAGLLKVVPQAVLDLLTWQELEKKVCGDPEVTVDALRKLTRFEDFEPSDTRVQYFWEALNNFTNEDRSRFLRFVTGRSRLPARIYIYPDKLGYETTDALPESSTCSSTLFLPHYASAKVCEEKLRYAAYNCVAIDTDMSPWEE; encoded by the exons ATGGCGGGCCCAGGCCCGGGCGCGGCTCTAGAGTCCCCTCGGCAGCTGCTGGGCCGCGTGCGCTTCCTGGCGGAGGCAGCGCAGAGCCTCCGCGCCGGACGGCCGCTACCAAAGGCGTTGGCCTTCGTGCCGCGCGAGGTGCTCTACAAGCTTTACAAGGACCCGGCGGGACCCTCGCGCGTGTTGCTGCCGGTGTGGGAGGCGGAGGGCCTGGGGCTGCGCGTGGGAGCCGCGGGCCCCGCCCCTGGTACCGGCTCCGGGCCCCTCCGCGCTGCCCGCGACAGCATTGAGCTCCGGCGCGGCGCCTGCGTGCGTACTACCGGAGAGGAGCTGTGCAACGGCCACGGGCTCTGGGTGAAGCTGACCAAG GAGCAGCTGGCAGAACACCTGGGCGACTGCGGACTGAACGAAGGCTGGCTGCTGGTGTGCCGACCGGCCGAGGGCGGGGCCCGCCTCGTACCCATCGACACACCTGACCATCTTCAGCGGCAGCAGCAGCTCTTTGGCGTGGACTATCGACCTGTGCTCAG ATGGGAACAAGTAGTGGACCTGACATACTCTCATCGCCTTGGATCAAGGCCCCAGCCAGCCGAGGCATACACGGAAGCTGTACAGAGGCTACT CTATGTGCCCCCGACGTGGACCTACGAGTGTGACGAAGACCTGATCCACTTCTTGTACGACCACCTGGGCAAGGAAGATGAGAACCTGGGTAGCGTGAAGCAGTATGTGGAGAGCATAGACGTTTCCTCCTACACG gagGAGTTCAATGTGTCCTGCCTGACGGACAGTAATGCAGACACCTACTGGGAGAGTGATGGTTCCCAGTGCCAGCACTGGGTACGGCTTACCATGAAAAAGGGCACCATTGTCAA GAAGCTGCTGCTCACAGTGGATACCACAGATGACAACTTTATGCCTAAGCGGGTAGTGATCTATGGAGGCGAAGGGGACAACCTGAAGAAGCTGAGTGACGTGAGCATTGATGA GACCCTGATCGGGGATGTATGTGTCCTGGAGGACATGACCGTTCATCTCCCAGTCATCGAGATCCGCATCGTGGAGTGCCGAG ATGATGGGATTGACGTGCGTCTTCGAGGGATCAAGATCAAGTCATCTAGACAGCGGGAACTAGGGTTAAATGCAGACCTGTTCCAGCCAACCAGTCTGGTGCGATACCCACGCCTTGAAGGCACTGACCCTGAAGTACTGTACCGCAGAGCTGTTCTCCTGCAGAG ATTCATAAAGATCCTAGACAGTGTCCTACACCACCTGGTACCTGCCTGGGATCACACGCTTGGCACCTTCAGTGAGATTAAG CAAGTGAAGCAGTTCCTGCTGCTATCACGCCAAAGGCCAGGGCTAGTGGCCCAGTGCTTGCGTGACTCAGAAAGCAGCAAGCCCAGCTTCATGCCACGCCTGTACATCAACCGGCGCCTTGCCATGGAACACCGTGCCTGCCCCTTAAGGGACCCTGCCTGCAAGAACGCAGTCTTCACCCAG GTTTATGAAGGCCTCAAGCCCTCTGACAAGTATGAAAAGCCCTTGGACTACAG GTGGCCCATGCGCTATGACCagtggtgggagtgtaaattcaTTGCAGAAGGCATCATTGACCAAG GGGGTGGTTTCCGAGATAGCCTGGCAGACATGTCAGAAGAGTTGTGCCCTAGCTCAGCAGACACCCCTGTGCCTCTGCCCTTCTTTGTGCGCACAGCCAACCAG GGCAATGGCACTGGTGAGGCCCGGGACATGTATGTGCCTAACCCCTCCTGCCGAGACTTTGCCAAATATGAATGGATTGGACAGCTGATGGGGGCTGCCCTTCGGGGTAAGGAATTCCTG GTCCTGGCTCTGCCTGGTTTTGTATGGAAGCAGCTTTCTGGTGAGGAAGTGAGTTGGAGCAAGGACTTCCCAGCtgtggactctgtgctg GTGAAGCTCTTGGAAGTGATGGAAGGAATGGACAAGGAGACATTTGAGTTCAAATTTGGGAAGGAACTAACATTCACCACTGTACTGAGTGACCAGCAAGTAGTAGAGTTGATCCCCGGGGGTGCAGGCATCATAGTGGGATATGAAGACCGTTCTCGTTTTATCCAACTGGTGCAGAAGACGCGGCTAGAAGAGAGCAAGGAGCAG gtGGCAGCCATGCAGGCAGGACTGCTAAAGGTGGTGCCACAGGCTGTGCTGGACTTGCTGACCTGGCAGGAATTGGAGAAGAAAGTGTGCGGGGACCCAGAGGTCACTGTGGACGCTCTACGAAAGCTCA CCCGGTTTGAGGACTTCGAGCCATCTGACACTCGAGTGCAATATTTTTGGGAAGCACTGAACAACTTCACCAACG AGGACCGGAGCCGCTTCCTGCGCTTTGTCACTGGCCGCAGCCGTCTGCCAGCACGGATCTATATCTACCCAGACAAACTGGG CTATGAAACTACAGATGCGCTGCCTGAGTCTTCAACTTGTTCAAGCACCCTCTTCCTACCACATTATGCCAG TGCCAAGGTGTGCGAGGAGAAGCTCCGCTATGCGGCGTACAACTGCGTGGCCATTGACACTGACATGAGCCCTTGGGAGGAGTGA